From a single Gimesia fumaroli genomic region:
- a CDS encoding DNA integrity scanning protein DisA nucleotide-binding domain protein: MKRVELSPQLISLLKVAKRLASDCEIEVVFLLADIPYDFLEISKSLGKLRLVVSSDKPDVQRAAQEDGIALVPLIHEPQTRQVQISQAILEAIADEILASGDRIIALYAGFEREHADSLSIVSLADHLAKLTSRDLQRLETKVPLQTLRTVVDLAVEIGREGREGKPVGALFVVGNHRKVLSLSHEQVHDPFKGYSQKERLVSNPRVKESMKELAQIDGAFIISSDGIVQSAGRILNASAEGLTLSKGLGARHWAAAAISKETGAIAIAVSESTGTVRIFQDGYVVLRIEPMSSAMKWFDFDTEPPQSE; this comes from the coding sequence ATGAAACGGGTTGAGCTTTCTCCACAATTAATAAGCTTGCTGAAAGTAGCCAAGCGCTTGGCCAGTGATTGTGAGATTGAAGTCGTCTTCCTGTTGGCTGATATCCCGTATGATTTTCTGGAAATCAGTAAATCACTCGGCAAACTACGACTCGTAGTTTCCTCCGATAAGCCCGATGTCCAGCGCGCCGCACAAGAAGATGGCATCGCACTGGTTCCTCTCATTCACGAGCCGCAAACCAGGCAGGTTCAGATCAGTCAGGCTATTCTGGAGGCGATTGCTGATGAAATCCTGGCATCCGGCGATCGCATTATTGCCCTCTATGCTGGCTTTGAAAGAGAACACGCAGACTCCTTGAGTATCGTAAGTCTTGCTGATCATCTGGCTAAATTGACCTCTCGCGATTTACAGCGTCTCGAAACCAAAGTTCCACTCCAGACATTAAGAACCGTCGTAGACCTGGCAGTCGAAATTGGACGGGAAGGGCGCGAAGGAAAGCCAGTTGGTGCTTTATTTGTCGTCGGAAACCATCGTAAAGTCTTATCTCTGTCGCACGAGCAGGTTCACGACCCCTTCAAAGGCTACTCGCAAAAAGAGCGTCTGGTGAGCAACCCCCGTGTCAAAGAGAGCATGAAAGAACTGGCACAAATCGATGGTGCCTTCATCATCAGTTCAGATGGGATCGTCCAGTCTGCCGGTCGGATTTTAAATGCTTCTGCTGAGGGATTAACCCTCTCAAAAGGACTTGGCGCCCGCCACTGGGCTGCCGCTGCGATCTCCAAAGAAACCGGTGCCATCGCCATTGCGGTCTCTGAATCAACGGGGACCGTCCGGATCTTTCAGGATGGTTATGTCGTCCTGCGAATTGAGCCAATGAGCAGTGCGATGAAATGGTTCGATTTTGATACCGAACCCCCTCAGTCTGAGTAA
- a CDS encoding DUF6263 family protein, translated as MRSFVFCVLSFVLSLSTVALPVTFAEEDATQYSLRYKFTPNEFVHYNVDSQNTIVVQLNQDKQTTINTANTLKHYRVIWVDDEGNGTLETMIDRVKMSAKFDDEVPATFDSKDPSQKDLKQYEKIRATIGKPTRIVYSPLGQVVTKDDKPEVQNQGFLIPLPENKVKIGDSWKEEYDVEVSVGKKLRKKVPIRRTFTLDSVENQIAVITFKTKILLRLNDPKLGLQLIQKTPSGTIKLDLDRGIILSQDVSLDKAQVGVFDGKGAMRAVSTRIETLVDPTSLAQKDTDSDTK; from the coding sequence ATGCGGTCTTTTGTGTTCTGTGTACTTTCATTTGTGCTGAGCCTGTCAACGGTAGCATTACCGGTTACGTTTGCAGAAGAGGACGCCACTCAATATTCGCTCCGCTATAAATTCACTCCCAACGAATTTGTCCATTACAATGTGGATTCACAGAACACTATCGTCGTTCAACTTAACCAAGACAAACAGACGACAATTAATACTGCAAACACCCTGAAGCATTATCGGGTGATCTGGGTCGACGATGAGGGAAATGGCACACTGGAAACCATGATTGATCGTGTCAAAATGAGTGCCAAGTTTGATGATGAAGTGCCTGCGACCTTCGACTCGAAAGATCCCTCACAAAAAGACCTGAAACAATACGAGAAGATTCGGGCCACCATCGGCAAGCCAACGCGAATCGTCTACAGCCCCTTGGGACAAGTCGTTACTAAAGATGACAAGCCTGAAGTGCAAAACCAGGGATTTCTGATTCCGCTTCCTGAAAACAAGGTGAAAATTGGTGATTCCTGGAAGGAAGAATATGACGTGGAAGTCTCGGTTGGTAAAAAACTGAGGAAAAAAGTCCCGATCCGCCGAACCTTTACGCTGGATTCCGTTGAAAACCAGATCGCGGTCATCACCTTTAAAACTAAAATTCTGTTACGCCTGAATGATCCTAAGCTGGGGCTCCAACTCATTCAGAAGACCCCCTCCGGAACGATTAAACTGGACCTCGACCGTGGAATTATCCTTTCACAGGACGTTTCACTCGATAAAGCACAAGTGGGAGTCTTCGACGGTAAGGGCGCAATGCGAGCTGTTTCGACCCGTATCGAAACTCTGGTCGACCCAACAAGCCTGGCTCAGAAAGACACTGATTCTGATACAAAATAA